In the genome of Bradyrhizobium arachidis, one region contains:
- a CDS encoding adenylate/guanylate cyclase domain-containing protein encodes MKQEISEEQRKSGLLTGAAIAFLLLALPLAVWLDLTELSKTALRRQAADLNSVITSVRSYYASNVVGRILANPNGTTKVVHNYESVPGAIPIPATLSLELGRVIGAQQENITYRFVSDFPFQNRAPHQLDKFEKDALDALRKDPEQKIIDTETSLFSDKVRLVAPVTMGPACVSCHNSHPESPKKDWKVGDIRGIQEVIIAQPIAANIFSFKFLLAYFLIAAGSGLSFLSLQRRQASRIKTMNKELESANDFLASLSMKISRYIPPQVYKSIFSGQKDVTIHTERKKLTIFFSDIQNFTATTERLQPELLTQLLNEYFTEMSAIAHEHGGTVDKFIGDAMLIFFGDPETKGDRADAQACLQMAWRMQQRLAELNAKWRASGIEQPFRSRMGINSGYCNVGNFGSSDRMDYTIIGAEANLAARLQSIAEPGGIVLSYETFALVSDIVRAHALPAITMKGISREVIPYSVDALNDAAAESSGIITERAPGLELYLDPAVVKSGDAARVRTLLENALASLKPA; translated from the coding sequence GTGAAACAAGAGATCTCCGAAGAGCAGCGCAAGAGCGGCCTCCTGACGGGCGCCGCGATCGCTTTCCTCCTGCTCGCGCTGCCGCTCGCGGTCTGGCTGGACCTGACCGAACTCAGCAAGACGGCGCTGCGCCGGCAGGCCGCCGATCTCAACTCGGTGATCACGAGCGTTCGCAGCTATTATGCCTCCAACGTGGTCGGGCGCATCCTCGCCAATCCCAACGGCACCACCAAGGTCGTGCACAATTATGAATCCGTCCCCGGCGCGATTCCGATCCCCGCGACATTGTCGCTGGAGCTTGGGCGGGTGATCGGCGCGCAGCAGGAGAACATCACCTATCGTTTCGTCTCGGACTTCCCGTTCCAGAACCGCGCCCCGCACCAGCTCGACAAGTTCGAGAAGGACGCGCTCGATGCGCTGCGCAAGGACCCCGAGCAGAAGATCATCGACACCGAGACCTCGCTGTTCTCCGACAAGGTCCGCCTGGTCGCGCCCGTCACGATGGGCCCGGCCTGCGTCAGCTGCCACAACAGCCACCCCGAAAGCCCGAAGAAGGACTGGAAGGTCGGTGATATCAGAGGCATCCAGGAGGTGATCATCGCCCAGCCGATCGCCGCCAACATCTTCTCGTTCAAGTTCCTGCTGGCCTATTTCCTGATCGCCGCGGGCAGCGGGCTCTCGTTCCTCTCGCTCCAGCGCCGGCAGGCGAGCCGAATCAAGACCATGAACAAGGAGCTCGAATCCGCCAACGACTTCCTCGCCTCGCTGTCGATGAAGATCTCGCGCTACATCCCGCCGCAGGTCTACAAGAGCATCTTCTCCGGCCAGAAGGACGTCACCATCCACACCGAGCGCAAGAAGCTCACCATCTTCTTCTCCGACATCCAGAACTTCACTGCGACCACCGAGCGGCTGCAGCCCGAATTGCTGACCCAGCTCCTCAACGAATATTTCACGGAGATGTCGGCGATCGCGCATGAGCATGGCGGCACGGTCGACAAGTTCATCGGCGACGCCATGCTGATCTTCTTCGGCGATCCCGAGACCAAGGGCGACCGCGCCGACGCGCAGGCCTGCCTCCAGATGGCCTGGCGCATGCAGCAGCGCCTCGCCGAGCTCAACGCGAAATGGCGGGCGTCCGGCATCGAGCAGCCGTTCCGCTCGCGCATGGGCATCAATTCCGGCTATTGCAATGTCGGCAATTTCGGCAGCAGCGACCGCATGGACTACACCATCATCGGCGCGGAAGCGAACCTCGCCGCGCGCCTGCAGTCGATCGCCGAGCCCGGCGGCATCGTGCTGAGCTACGAGACCTTCGCCCTCGTCAGCGACATCGTCCGAGCCCACGCGCTGCCGGCGATCACGATGAAGGGCATCAGCCGCGAGGTGATTCCCTATTCGGTCGACGCGCTGAATGATGCCGCAGCCGAAAGCAGCGGCATCATCACCGAGCGCGCGCCCGGCCTCGAGCTCTATCTCGATCCCGCCGTGGTGAAGTCAGGCGACGCCGCCCGCGTGCGCACGCTGCTGGAAAACGCGCTCGCCTCGCTGAAGCCGGCGTGA